Within Gemmatimonadaceae bacterium, the genomic segment TACGAGCTGCTGCACGCGATGGCCCGCGAACCCTCGTATCGGCTGCGCCCGGGCACCGACGGCACCCAGCTCGCCAGCGTGGTGCTGATGGCCTCCCCCGTCACGCTGATCCGCACCGTCGCCGGGGACCTCGCACCGCTGGTGCCGTCGCCCGGCGACCTCGCCACGCTCGACCCGGCCGGCCTCTCGCTGCCGTCCGAACGTGTCGGGCGCCGGAAGGTGGCGGCGACCCGGCGTTTCGTCGCCGTCACCGGCACACAGGACCCCGTCGGCGGTCACCTCTTCGGCCAGCGACACGACTGGGGCTACATGGACGTGCCCGGCCAGCAGACGACGATCGTGTCGCAGTCTCTGCTCGGCGCCGATCCGGTGGCTGCGCTGGTGGCGGGACTCGGCACGGGCAACCCCGTCTCTGACCCGCACTCGTGGAGTGCGTACGTCACGGGCCAGTCCGCGCTGCTGCGCGAGGCGCTGGCATGAACACCCGCGCACGCTGCGCGCAGGTGCTGCGACGCGTGGCCGTCGCACTGGGGCTCACCTCGGTCGCCGCCTCCGCGCAGGCGGCCGGCGACGAATCATTGCTGGCCCGCGCCGACTCGATCACCGTCGGTGACTACTGCTCCGCCACGCGCAGTGTCCTCCGCGCCCCAGCCGTCCTGGCGGCGCTGCAGCCGGACGAGGCGCTGTTCGATGCCGCGCTCGACCGCGTCTGCGACCCGCGGGTGGCCGCGCTCCGGCTCCGCGAGCTGACGGCGAGCGGCGCCGCCCCGCTGGCGGCGGTGGCGCGGCTGCGCCAGGAAGCTTACCGCACCGTGCAGGCGGCGCCGCTCGACAGCGCCATGCAGCTGCTCGCCGGCCGGCTGCGCCAGGCCGACGTGAGGCCGGTGGTCCTGGCCGCCGTCGGCGACTCGGTGAATCGCGACTTCGTGCGCGCCACCGAGACCGCGCGGCTGCTGTTCCTCTTGAGTGCGCGCGACCGCACGCTCCAGCGTCTCGCCAACTACGAACGCAAGCTCGGGCCGCAGTCACCCAAGCTCAACGGCGTGGAGGTGCTGCTCAACTACGCCGCGCAACGATGGGTGCGCGGCTTCCGCGGCTCCGCGACAGGCGGGCCGTCACCGTGGGAGGTGATCACGGCGTATGTGCCGACGTATGCCACCGTCGCCGGCGGGCGCGCGATGCCGGCGGCAGCATCCGAACTCGGGGTACGGCACTACAACTTCGCGCGGAGCTGGGGCACCCCGGGCTGGCGCAGCCTGATCAAGCCGCCCTACATCTCGCTCGGTGCTGCCGTCGCCAGTGACCGGCTGGGCACCCTCACCGTCCCGTGGGAAGACCGCACACGTCTCGGCGCATTCCTCGGCTGGGGCGAGACGAAGCTGGCGTGGATCCCGGGGCGCCGGGGCCAGGTGCTGCTCACGCGGCAGATCCAGCTCGTGCCGTTCACGTTCTGAGCGGTCGGCGGCGGCACGCACCCCTGATGCCGGGTGCATCGGCCCGCGCGCGCTGATACTCTCCCGGCACATCGCCAGCGACGGCGGAGCCGCTGGCGCATCTCAATCCTGCACTGCAGCGAGGCCGATCGGTGTCGATTCTCGGGGTGCCGTCCATCAGCATCCGGGCCGGAGTCCTGGCATGCGTGCTTGCGTTCGACGCCGGTGTGGCGCGCGGACAGCCCGCCACCGGGACGCTGCGTGGCGACCAGCCGGGCGCGGTGATCGCTCCTGAGATCTACGGCCAGTTCGCGGAGCACCTCGGGCGCGGGATCTACGACGGCGTCTGGGTGGGTCCCGACTCGCCGATCCCCAACACGCGCGGCTTCCGGAACGACGTCGTCGCGGCGCTCCGGGCGATCAGGGTGCCGGTGATCCGATGGCCCGGCGGCTGCTTCGCCGATGACTACCACTGGCGCGACGGCGTGGGCGCACTCGCGTCGCGCCCGGTCCGTGTGAACGTGCTCTGGGGCGGAGTCGAGGAGTCGAACGCGGTCGGCACGCACGAGTTCTTCGACCTCGCCGCGCAGGTCGGCGCCAAGACCTACCTCGCCGGCAACGTCGGCAGCGCGACGGTGGTCGAGATGGGGCAGTGGCTCGAGTACCTCACCTCGCCCACAAGGTCCACCATCGCCAACGAGCGCCGCCGCAACGGACGCGACCTGCCGTTCCCCGTGGACTTCTTCGGGGTCGGCAACGAGAACTGGGGCTGCGGCGGAGCGATGACCGCCGAGCACTACGCGGACCAGTACCGGAACTTCGCCGAGTTCGTGCGCTCGCCGCAGGTGCCGCGCATCGTGAAGGTGGCGAGTGGTCCCAGCGGCGACGACTACCACTGGACCGAGGTCCTGATGGAGCGCGCCGCCGGCCAGATGGATGCCCTCTCATTGCACCACTACACCGTGCCCACCGGCAACTGGGACCGGAAAGGTGCCGCCACCGGTGGTGACGAGGCGCTCTGGATGGGCACCATGGTGCAGGCCATGCGCATGGAGGAGATGGTCACGAAGCACTCGGCCATCATGGACCGCTACGACCCGGCGAAGCGCGTCGCGCTGTACGTGGACGAGTGGGGCGTGTGGCACGACGTGGAGCGCGGCACGAACCCCGGCTTCCTCTACCAGCAGAACACGCTGCGCGATGCCGTCGTGGCCGGCCTCACGCTCAACATCTTCCACGCCCACGCCGACCGGGTCCGCCTGGCCGCCATCGCGCAGATGGTGAACGTGCTGCAGGCGCTGATCCTGACCGAGAAGGACCGGATGGTGCTCACACCGACGTATCACGTCTTCGACATGTATGCGGTGTTCCAGGGGGCCACGGAGCTGCCGATCAGCGTCGAGGCCCCGCGCTACGTGCGCGGTGCGCAGTCGGTGCCCGGCGTGAGCGCGTCGGCGGCGCGCGCGAAGGACGGGGCGGTGCACGTGGCACTCGTCAACCTCAACCCGACTGCCGACGCGCCGATCCGCGTGCGGCTCGATGGGGTGACCGGTACCCGCGTGACAGGACGGATCCTCACCTCGGCGGACATGAATGCACACAACACCTTCGCTGCGCCCACGGCGCTGGCGCCGGCACCGTTCACCGGCGCGAGTGTCCGTGACCGGATGCTGACCCTGGAGCTGCCGGCGAAGTCGGTGGTGGTGCTGACGCTGCGATAGCCGGCATGAGGGGACGGTGCCGGGGGTTCGTGGTGCCGGGTGTGCGTGGTGTCGGTGAGCGGGCAGGGGGACTTGTTCTCACGGAGTCACGGAGATCACGGAGGTCACGGAGGAAAGACTTTGGGGAACAGCTCGCGCGAGGCAGCCCCCGTATCCGCGCGAGCAGTTCCTTCAAATGGCTGTTGCAGTCCTCCGTGCGCTCCGTGGTCTCCGTGTCTCCGTGGGAACCTCGATCTCTCGCGCCTCACGTCACCCTCGCGTCGGAACCTCGATCTCTCGCGCCTCACGTCACCCTCGCGTCGGAACCTCGATCTCTCGCGCCTCACGTCACCCTCGCGTGGGAACCTCGATCTCTCGCGCCTCGCGTCCCCCCGCGTGGGAACCTCGATCTCGCGCGCCTCAACGTCCCCCCGCGCGGGAACCTCGATCTCTCGCGCTTCCGCAGACCCCGCGAGCTCCCGACAGGGTACCCACCGGTCCGGTGGCTATCTTTCGGGTTTCCCGGTGCCTCACGCACCCTGATCGACGGACCCCACGCGCGACCCCCATATGGCATCCCCTGACCACACCCCCGTCATCGTCGCCGCCAAGCGGACGGCCATCGGGAAGTACCTCGGCGGACTCAGCAGTCTGACCGGACCCCAGCTCGGCGGACACGCCATCGCCGCGGCCCTCGCGGCCAGTGGCGTGCCGGCCGAGCTGGTCGAGGAAGTGATCATGGGCCATGTCCTGCAGGGTGGGACTGGCCAGGCCCCCGCCCGGCAGGCCGCCCTCCTCGGGGGCGTCCCGGTCACGGCCTCGGCACTCGCCATCAACAAGGTCTGCGGCTCGGGACTCAAGGCCGTCATGCTCGCCGCCCAGGCCATCAAGGCCGGCGACCGGCAGATCCTCGTCGCGGGCGGCCAGGAGAGCATGTCGAACGCGCCGCACTACATGTACGGCATCCGCGGCGGCATCAAGCTCGGGGACCAGACGCTCGTGGACGGCATGATCCGCGACGGCCTGTACTGCGCCAGCTATCACTGCCACATGGGCGGCCACGCCGAGCACACTGCGGTGAAGGGCGGCGTGAGCCGCGCGGACCAGGATGCCTTCGCGGCGGAGAGCCACCAGAAGGCCGTGCGCGCTCAGGCGGCAGGCAAGTTCGCCGACGAGATCGCGCCCGTCAGCATCCCCGGCCGGAAGGGGGCGACCGTCGTCGCCGCCGACGAGAGCCCGCGCGCCGACACCACGGCCGAGTCGCTCGCCGCGCTCAAGGTGGCGTTCGCGAAGGACGCCCCCGGGGAACTCACCCCCGCCGAGCTCTCCGTCACCGCCGGCAACGCGTCGTCGCTGAACGATGGTGGTGCGGCCATGGTCGTCACCAGCGAGTCCGTTGCCCGCGCCCACGGCCTGAACATCCTCGCCCGCATCAGCGGCTACGCCACCGGTGCCGTCGATCCCAAGGAGCTGTTCTTCGCGCCGGTCACCGCCGTGCAGAACCTCATGAAGAAGCAGGGCACCACCATCGGCGACTACGGCCTGATCGAGGCCAACGAGGCCTTCGCGTCGCAGGCGCTGGCCGACGGACGCGCACTCGGCTGGGACTGGGATCGTGTCAACGTGAACGGTGGCGCGATCGCGCTCGGGCATCCCATCGGGGCCAGCGGCGCCCGCGTGCTCGTCACGCTGCTGCATGCGATGATCGATCGCAACGTGGCCACCGGCCTGGCGACGCTCTGCCTTGGCGGTGGCGACGCCGTCGCGCTGTCGGTCGAGCGGGCCTGACCCGCCGCCCGCGGCACCCGTCCCGAACGTCCCGACGCCGTGAGCGACACGCTCCTCGATCGCGCGGTGTACGACCGGCCCGGCCACCTGCGCTGGGGCTGGCGCATCGTGCTCTTCCTGCTGGCCGGCATCGCCGCGTCGAACGTCGGCGTGCCGCTGGTGCAGATGCTGCTGCCCGCCGTCGTGACACCGTGGGTGAATGCGGCGCTGCAGTGCGCGGCGGTTGCGGTGGCGACCTGGTACGCCGTCTCGTCGCTCGAGCACGGCGGCTGGGCACGGGTGGCGCTCGACCTGCGAGCGTGGCGTCCGTCGCTGCTGCTCGCCGGTGCGGCGGTCGGTGCGGTGGCGATCGGTGTGCCGATCGCGCTGCTGGTGCTCCGCGGTGACCTCACCTTCACCGACGCGCCGGCCGGCGGCGTGCTGCGCGCGCTGCTCCTCTCGGTCGTGATCCTCGCCCCCGCAGCGATGACCGAGGAACTCATGTTCCGCGGCTACCCCTTCGTGGTGTTGCGGGAGCGCTGGGGGTGGCCGGTGGCCGTCGCCCTCACGTCGGTCACCTTCGGGGCGCTGCACCTCGGCAACCCCGGGGTGACGCCGCTGGCCATCGCGAACGTCGTCAGTGCCGGGGTGTTCCTCGCGGGCGTGCGACTCGTCACTGGAAGCCTGGCGGCGGCGTGGGCCGCGCACTTCGCGTGGAACTGGACCATGTCGGCCGGATTCCACACCGCGGTGAGCGGGCTGCCGTTCGAGACGCCCGGCTACCGCCTGGTGGACTCCGGCCCGGACTGGCTGTCGGGCGGGGCGTGGGGCCCCGAGGGTGGCGTGGTCGCCGCCGTCGGGATGATCGGCACCTTCACGGTGCTCTCGCAGGTCACGAAGCGTTCGCGGCGCGCGGCCCCCGGCCTCGCAGCGCCCACCCCGGTTTCATTCAACACGGCCGGTCCGCTGGACCGCCGGGAGCACCAGGCATGAACGACCGCATCGCGGTCATCGGCGCAGGGCAGATGGGCAACGGCATCGCCCACGTCTTCGCGCAGGCGGGCTTTCCCGTCACCATCATCGACGTCAGCGCCGCCGCGCTCGAACGCGGCCTCACGACCATCACCAAGAACCTCGACCGGCAGGTGAAGAAGGGCATCATCGATGCCGGGGCCCAGGCCGCGACCCTCGCGCGCCTCACCACCGACACGTCACTCGATGCCGCCGCCGGCGCCACCGTCATCATCGAGGCCGCCACCGAGAACGTGGCGCTCAAGTTCGACATCTTCACGAAGCTCGACGCCATCGCCGCGGAAGGTGCGATCCTGGCCAGCAACACCAGCTCCATCAGCATCACGCAGATCGCCGCCCGCACGCGGCGGCCGGCCGACGTGATCGGGATGCACTTCATGAACCCGGTGCCGGTGATGCAGCTGGTGGAGGTCATCCGCGGCATCGCCACCAGCGACGAGACCACCGCGCGCACCGTCGCCCTGGCGAAGGCCGTCGGCAAGGCGCCCTGCGAGGCGAACGACTTCCCGGGCTTCATCGCCAACCGCATCCTGATGCCGATGATCAACGAGGCCTTCTACTGCCTGATGGAAGGCGTGGGGACGGCTGAGTCGATCGACACCGTGATGAAGCTCGGCATGAACCACCCCATGGGGCCGCTCACGCTCGCGGACTTCATCGGCCTCGACACCTGCGTCGCCATCCTCGACGTGCTGCACGACGGCATCGGTGACCCGAAGTACCGCGCCTGCCCGCTGCTCCGGAAGTACGTCGATGCGGGCTGGCTGGGGCGCAAGAGCGGCCGCGGCGTCTACACCTACCCGGCAGCCTGACATGTTCCCGTCACCCGCGATCTTCCCGCAGACGGAGGAGCAGCGCGAGATCGTGCGCACCGCCCGCGAGTTCGCCACCGCCGAGATCACGCCGTTCACGGCCCAGTGGGACCGCGACAGCCACTTCGAGCCCACGCTCGTGAAGAAGCTCGGTGACCTGGGCTTCCTCGGCATGCTCATCCCCGAGCAGTACGACGGACTCGGGCTCGATGCGCTGAGCTACCTCATGGCCCTCGAGGAGATCTCCACCCACGACGCATCGGTGGGCGTGATGATGAGCGTGCACAACTCGCTCCCCACGCAGATGATCCTGAACTACGGCAGCGAGGCGCAGAAGCAGCGCTGGCTGCCGCCGATGGCGCGCGGGGAACTGCTCGGCGCCTTCGCGCTCTCCGAGCCGGGCGCCGGCAGTGATGCCAGCTCGCTCACCACGCAGGCCGTGCGCGATGGGGACGACTGGATCATCACCGGCAGCAAGAGCTGGGTCACGTCAGGCACCCACGCCGGCGTGATCCTCTGCATGGCGCGCACCGACACGCCCGATGCGCGCAAGGGCAGCAAGGGCATCTCGACCTTCATCCTCACCCCGGACCTGCCGGGCTTCGCCGTCGGCCGGAAGGAGGAGAAGCTCGGCATGCGGGCCAGCCCCACCGTGATGCTGAACTTCGATGGGATGCGCGTGCCCGGTGACCGGCTCGTCGGCGCGGAGGGGATGGGGTTCATCTACGCCATGCAGTCGCTCGACCACGGGCGCCTTGGCATCGCCGCGCAGTCGCTCGGCATCGCCACCGCGGCCGCCGAGGCGGCGCGGGCCTACGCTGGCGAACGGAGGCAGTTCGACACGCCGATCAAGGACTTCCAGGCCGTCCAGTTCAAGCTGGCCGACATGGCCAGCCGCATCACCGCCGCGCGCGCCCTGCTGCACGCCACCGCGCGCGCCAAGGATGCCGGCCAGCCCATCACGCAGTACGGCGCCATGTGCAAGCTGCTCGCCAGCGAGACGGCCATGTGGACCACCACCAACGCCATCCAGGTGTTCGGCGGGTACGGCTACGTGTCCGACTATCCTGTCGAGCGCCTGTTCCGCGACGCCAAGGTCACCGAGATCTACGAAGGCACCTCCGAAGTGCAGCGCATCGTCATCGCCCGCGAGCTCTATCCCCGCACCTGAACGACCGGGGCGCGCCGGCGTGCGCGGCCCCCGTCACAGCCCTCATACATGAAGCTCTTCGACACGATTTCCGCGATGGGCCACGAGCAGCTCGTGCTCGCCCACGACAAGTCCACCGGCTATCGCGGCATCATCGCGATCCACGACACCACCCTCGGCCCTGCGCTCGGCGGCACCCGCTTCTGGAACTACGCCAGTGACGAGGAGGCCATAATCGACGCGCTGCGGCTGGCCCGTGGGATGACCTACAAGAACGCCGTGGCCGGCCTGAACCTCGGTGGCGGCAAGAGCGTGATCATCGGCGACAACCGCACCCCGAATCGCGAGATGATCTTCCGCGCCCACGGCCGCTTCGTGGACTCGCTCGGCGGCCGGTACGTGACCGCCGAGGACGTGGGCACCGGCACGCTGGACATGGACTTCGTGCACATGGAGACGAACTACGTCGCCGGCCTGCACAACGCCTCGGGTGACCCGTCGCCGGTGACGGCGCGCGGTGTGTTCCGCGCCATGCAGGCCACCGCGAAGTACCGCTGGGGCAGCGATGACCTCTCCGGCCGCACCGTGGCCATCCAGGGGTGCGGCAACGTCGGGTACAACCTGGCCCGCGAGCTGGCGGCCGTCGGTGCCATCCTGATCGTGGCCGACATCGACGCCGAGCGGGTGAAGCGGGTGGTGAGCGAGACCGGGGCGCGGGCCGTGTCGGTGGCCGAGCTGCTCCAGCAGGACGCCGACATCTTCGCCCCCTGTGCGCTGGGCGGCGGGCTGAACGACGAGACCATTCCCCAGCTCCGGGTGGAGCTGGTGGTCGGGGCGGCCAACAACCAGCTCCTCGAGAACCGCCACGGCGACATGCTGGTGGAGCGGGGGATCACCTACGCCCCCGACTATGTCGTGAACGCCGGCGGGGTGATCAACGTCTACGGCGAGCTGGCCGGCTGGGACCGCTCCCGGGCCCTCCGGAAGGCTGACGAGATCTACCAGACTATCCTTGGGGTGTTCGATATTGCCCGGGCGGACGGGGTGACCAGTCATGTCGCCGCCGACCGGCTGGCCGAGCGCCGGATCCAGTCCGTCCGCGGCATGGTTCGCACCTGGCCCCCCTTCCCGAACAAGTCCGAGGCCTGACCATGGCGGAACACATTCCGATCGGCTCCGATCACGCCGGGTTCGAGATGAAGCAGCATCTCGCCAAGGCGTTGCGGGGCATGGGGTTCGACGTCGAGGACAAGGGCACCGACTCGGACGCTTCCACCGACTACGCCGACTACGCCCACCCCGTGGCCCGGGAGGTCTCCTCCGGCGAGGCCAAACGCGGTATCCTGTTGTGCGGAACCGGGCTCGGCATGAGCTATGCAGCCAATCGCTGGCCGCATGTGCGGGCCGCGGTCGCGTGGACCCCCGAGGTGGCGAAGCTGTCGCGCGAGCACAACGACGCGAACATCCTCGTCATCCCCGCGCGTTGCATCAGTGACGAGGAAGGGGTCCGTATTCTCGAGGCATGGCTCAACACACCGTTCGACGGCGGCCGGCACGAACGCCGGATCGCCAAGATCGAACGGGCTACGGAAGAGGGGACGGCGTGATGCAGCAGTGGAATGACTGGGATCGTTGCCCACCGGGCGCTGCGCTCCGCGCCGCCGACCCGGAGATCGCCGGGCTGATCGAGTCGGAGATCGTCCGCCAGAATGACGGCATCGAGCTGATCGCGAGTGAGAACTTCGTGTCGCCGGCCGTGATGGAAGCGATGGGGTCGCCGCTCACGAACAAGTACGCCGAGGGCCTGCCGGGCAAGCGCTACTACGGCGGTTGCGAGGTGGTGGACAAGGTCGAGCAGCTCGCCATCGACCGCGTGAAGCAGCTCTTCGGTGCCGACCACGCCAATGTGCAGGCGCACTCGGGCGCGAGCGCGAACGCCGCCGTGTTCCTGGCCTTCCTCAGGCCGGGCGACACGATCGTGGGCCTGGACCTGTCGCAGGGCGGGCACCTCACGCACGGCTCACCGGTGAACTTCTCCGGCCTGAACTACGACGCGCAGCATTACGGCGTGACCGACGAGGGGCTGATCGACTACGACGCCATGCGCCGCGTGGTGCGCGAGAAGAAGCCGAAGCTGCTGATCGCCGGCTACTCGGCGTACTCGCGCGTGATCGACTACCAGGCGTTCCGCGATGCGGCCGACGAGGTCGGCGCGCTGTTCATGGTGGACATGGCGCACTTCGCCGGCCTGGCCGCCACGGGCGTGTACCCGAACCCGGTGCCGTTCGCCGACGTCGTCACCACCACCACCCACAAGACGCTCCGCGGTCCGCGCGGTGGCCTGATCCTCTGCAAGGCGCAGCACGCCAAGGCCATCGACAAGGCCACCTTCCCCGGCACGCAGGGCGGCCCGCTGGAGCACGTGATCGCCGCCAAGGCTGTCGCGTTCCGCGAAGCGCTGCAGCCGGAGTTCACCGAGTACTGCCGGCAGGTCGTGCGCAACGCGCAGACCCTCGCGGCCGAGCTCATCACCCGCGGCGGCTCGATCGTCTCGGGCGGCACCGACAATCACCTGATGCTGATGGACCTGCGCTCGCGCGGGGTGGCGACGCTCACCGGCAAGCTGGCCGAGAACGCGCTGAACCACGCCGGCATCACCGTGAACAAGAACACCGTGCCGAAGGAGACGCAGTCGCCGTTCGTGACCAGCGGCATCCGCATCGGCACGCCGGCGGTGACCACGCGGGGCATGAAGGAGCCGGAGATGCACCGCATCGCCGACCTCATCGACCGTGTGCTCCGCGCCCCGGAGGACGAGGCGAACCTGCGCGCGGTGCATGCCGACGTGAAGGAGCTCGCCGCCGGATTCCCGCTCTATCCGGCGCCGGTCGGCGCCGGCGTCTGACGCAGCAGCCGAGGTAGCGAGACGTGGCGGAACTGGCGTTCAAGGACGGCATCATGGAGCAGATTCGCCTGCGCGAACCTCGCTTCCATGAGCATGCGTTCCTCTTCGTGCTGGCGGCACTCGAGCAGTGCCAGCAGCGCCTCGGGGAGCGCCGCCACATCTCGGGCCGCGAGCTGGCGGAGACCTGTCGTGACCTGGCGATCGAGCGCTATGGCGTGCTGTCGCGCCTGGTGCTCGACCACTGGGGGATCCGGGAGTCGGTGCACTTCGGCGACATCGTGTTCGCTTTGGTGGACCTAGGCATGCTGATCAAGCAGCCGCACGACCAGCGCGAGGACTTCGCGGACGCGTTCGACTTCCACCAGGCATTCGAGGCGGGGTATCCCTGGCGGAACGTGCCGCAGGGCTGACGCCCGCCTCGGGCGTCTGCGGGCGTGGGGAATCGTCGACAAGGCTCACGCGGAAACGCGGAATGTGCGGAAGTGGTCACGTCGCTGGTTGACAGCTACAACGACGTCGCTGCTGATGTCGTGAAGGAAACGCGCGCCCGCCCTCGCTGATCCAGCCAGCCCGTCACGGCGAGCCGTGTCGAATGGTGCACAGCGTCGTGACCGTTTCCGCATCCTCCGCGATTCCCGTGTGAACCCTGTCGACGACCTCTCCTCTGCATCGATGCCCGAGTCTATCCCGGTCCTGACGGCGGAGCAGTCGAAGGCACTGGACGCGCGGACGATCGCGACGCTGCCGGACTCGTTCACGCTGATGCATCGCGCCGCCGAGGCTGCGGTGCGGTGGTTCGACGCGCGCCCGGAGCGGAGCGCGGCCGTGTACGTCGGGCCGGGCAACAACGGCGGCGACGGATGGCTGGTGGCGGGTCTGCTGCGCGCGCTCGGATGGAACGTCACGGTGCACGTGGCGGCTGAGCCGCGCACTCCGGACGCCCGTCGTGCCCGCGCCGACGCCGAACGCGACGGGCTGTTCGCCGTGCCGACTGGCAGCGAGGCGATGCTCGTCGACGCGGTGCTCGGCACCGGTGCCAGTGGCGCGCTCCGCGGCAGTGTGGCGGAGGCCGTCGCGGAGATGCGTCACCGCGCGCAGCCCGTGGTCGCCATCGACATGCCCTCCGGCCTCGATGCCACCACCGGCGCCGACAACGGTGCCGACAACGGTGCCGACAACGGTGCCGTGCCGTGTGCCCACACACTCAGCTTCGGCAGCGTGAAGCGCGGACAGCTGCTGCGCCGCGACCTCGTGGGTGAGCTGCATGTGCTGGGCATCGGGCTCCTGGCGGCCGATCACGGGACCCCGCACGTGATGCAGGCCGCCATGGTCGACGAGTGGCTTCCGCACCTGTCGCCCGACGCCTGGAAGGGCACCCGCGGCCGCGTCGCCATCGTCGGCGGTGACGACGGCATGGCCGGCGCGGTGATCCTGGCGGCACGCGGGGCGCACGCCAGTGGTGCCGGGATGGTGCGTGCCGACGTGAGCGCGGCCTCGGCCACGGCGCTGCAGGTGGCCGTGCCGTTCGCCACCGTGTTCACCCGGCCTGCACATGACCTGGGCGCCGCCGACCTGTCGTGGCCTGACGTGATGGTCATAGGGCCCGGCCTGGACGGTGCCACCGGGGCGGCACGACGGCGCGTGCGGGATGGCCTGCTGCGCCTGCTGCACGCGTACGCCGGTCCCGTCGTGCTCGATGCCGGTGCGCTGACGGCGTTCGCCTGGCAGGAGGGTGCCGCCGCGGATGATGGCGACGATGCGCGGGCGGATTGCGCTGATCCGCTCGATGCGCTGCGGTTCGCGTTGCGTGGCCGGCCGGCGCTGCTCACGCCGCATGTCGGGGAATTCACGCGCCTGTTCGCACCCGGGACCGCGCCCACCGACCCGTTCGCGGCGCCACTGGTGCTCGCGCACCGCCTGAATGCCACAGTGCTGCTGAAAGGTGTGCCGACCGTGATCGCCGACCCCGACGGCACCACGCTCGTGTCGGCCAGCGGCAACCCCGCACTCGCGATGGGTGGCAGTGGTGATGTGCTCGCCGGCATCGCCGGTGCATTGATGGGGCAGGGTATCACGCCGCTGCGCGCCGGTGCGATGGCGGCGTTCGTGCACGGCACGGCCGCGGAGCGCTCGGTTCAGTATCATTCAGGGTGGCGTGGCGTGACGATGGACCTGTTCCTGCAGGAGCTGTCGCGCACCTGGCCCGCCATCGTGTCCGACGGCGCGCGCGCACCGCGCCTGTCGCACCAGCTCCTGTGCCTTCCCGCCGTGCCCACTCGATGACCGTCTTTCCACCCACGCAGGTCACCCTCGGTCCCGGTCGCGAGTTCGCGTCGATCGCGCGCTGGGTGCGGCAGTGGGGCGCACGTGCACATGGCATCGGCGACGATGCCGCCATCCTCGACGTGCCCGGCGGCACGCGCCTCGTAGTGAGCACCGACACGACCACCGAGGACGTGCACTTCCGTCGCGCGTGGCTCTCGGCGCGCGAGATCGGCTGGCGCGCCGCGATGGCCGCGCTCAGCGACCTCGCGGCGATGGGTGCGGATCCGCTTGGCGTGCTGATCGCCCTCGGGGCGCCGGCCAGCTGGGACGGTGCGCTGGACGACGTGCTGCAGGGGGTGGGTGACGCGTGCGCGGCGGCGAAGGCACCCATCATCGGCGGCGACACCACCCGCGCGCCGGTGCTCACGCTCAGCATCACCGTGCTGGGCACTGCCGTGGAGCCCATGCGGCGTGACGGGGCCCGGCCCGGCGACACCATCTACGTCACCGGCAGCCTCGGCGGCCCGGGCGCGGCGCTCCAGTCGTGGCTGAAGGGCGCGGCGCCGCGTGCCACCCACCGGGCCCGGTTCGCCAAGCCCGTTGCGCGGCTTGGCATGGGGGCCTGGTGTGCCCGGAACGGGGCCAGTGCCGCCATCGACCTCTCGGACGGCCTCG encodes:
- a CDS encoding acetyl-CoA C-acyltransferase, producing MASPDHTPVIVAAKRTAIGKYLGGLSSLTGPQLGGHAIAAALAASGVPAELVEEVIMGHVLQGGTGQAPARQAALLGGVPVTASALAINKVCGSGLKAVMLAAQAIKAGDRQILVAGGQESMSNAPHYMYGIRGGIKLGDQTLVDGMIRDGLYCASYHCHMGGHAEHTAVKGGVSRADQDAFAAESHQKAVRAQAAGKFADEIAPVSIPGRKGATVVAADESPRADTTAESLAALKVAFAKDAPGELTPAELSVTAGNASSLNDGGAAMVVTSESVARAHGLNILARISGYATGAVDPKELFFAPVTAVQNLMKKQGTTIGDYGLIEANEAFASQALADGRALGWDWDRVNVNGGAIALGHPIGASGARVLVTLLHAMIDRNVATGLATLCLGGGDAVALSVERA
- a CDS encoding CPBP family intramembrane metalloprotease yields the protein MSDTLLDRAVYDRPGHLRWGWRIVLFLLAGIAASNVGVPLVQMLLPAVVTPWVNAALQCAAVAVATWYAVSSLEHGGWARVALDLRAWRPSLLLAGAAVGAVAIGVPIALLVLRGDLTFTDAPAGGVLRALLLSVVILAPAAMTEELMFRGYPFVVLRERWGWPVAVALTSVTFGALHLGNPGVTPLAIANVVSAGVFLAGVRLVTGSLAAAWAAHFAWNWTMSAGFHTAVSGLPFETPGYRLVDSGPDWLSGGAWGPEGGVVAAVGMIGTFTVLSQVTKRSRRAAPGLAAPTPVSFNTAGPLDRREHQA
- a CDS encoding 3-hydroxybutyryl-CoA dehydrogenase, whose translation is MNDRIAVIGAGQMGNGIAHVFAQAGFPVTIIDVSAAALERGLTTITKNLDRQVKKGIIDAGAQAATLARLTTDTSLDAAAGATVIIEAATENVALKFDIFTKLDAIAAEGAILASNTSSISITQIAARTRRPADVIGMHFMNPVPVMQLVEVIRGIATSDETTARTVALAKAVGKAPCEANDFPGFIANRILMPMINEAFYCLMEGVGTAESIDTVMKLGMNHPMGPLTLADFIGLDTCVAILDVLHDGIGDPKYRACPLLRKYVDAGWLGRKSGRGVYTYPAA
- a CDS encoding acyl-CoA dehydrogenase family protein, with protein sequence MFPSPAIFPQTEEQREIVRTAREFATAEITPFTAQWDRDSHFEPTLVKKLGDLGFLGMLIPEQYDGLGLDALSYLMALEEISTHDASVGVMMSVHNSLPTQMILNYGSEAQKQRWLPPMARGELLGAFALSEPGAGSDASSLTTQAVRDGDDWIITGSKSWVTSGTHAGVILCMARTDTPDARKGSKGISTFILTPDLPGFAVGRKEEKLGMRASPTVMLNFDGMRVPGDRLVGAEGMGFIYAMQSLDHGRLGIAAQSLGIATAAAEAARAYAGERRQFDTPIKDFQAVQFKLADMASRITAARALLHATARAKDAGQPITQYGAMCKLLASETAMWTTTNAIQVFGGYGYVSDYPVERLFRDAKVTEIYEGTSEVQRIVIARELYPRT
- a CDS encoding Glu/Leu/Phe/Val dehydrogenase, yielding MKLFDTISAMGHEQLVLAHDKSTGYRGIIAIHDTTLGPALGGTRFWNYASDEEAIIDALRLARGMTYKNAVAGLNLGGGKSVIIGDNRTPNREMIFRAHGRFVDSLGGRYVTAEDVGTGTLDMDFVHMETNYVAGLHNASGDPSPVTARGVFRAMQATAKYRWGSDDLSGRTVAIQGCGNVGYNLARELAAVGAILIVADIDAERVKRVVSETGARAVSVAELLQQDADIFAPCALGGGLNDETIPQLRVELVVGAANNQLLENRHGDMLVERGITYAPDYVVNAGGVINVYGELAGWDRSRALRKADEIYQTILGVFDIARADGVTSHVAADRLAERRIQSVRGMVRTWPPFPNKSEA
- the rpiB gene encoding ribose 5-phosphate isomerase B, whose product is MAEHIPIGSDHAGFEMKQHLAKALRGMGFDVEDKGTDSDASTDYADYAHPVAREVSSGEAKRGILLCGTGLGMSYAANRWPHVRAAVAWTPEVAKLSREHNDANILVIPARCISDEEGVRILEAWLNTPFDGGRHERRIAKIERATEEGTA